A stretch of Arachis hypogaea cultivar Tifrunner chromosome 15, arahy.Tifrunner.gnm2.J5K5, whole genome shotgun sequence DNA encodes these proteins:
- the LOC112748362 gene encoding zinc finger BED domain-containing protein RICESLEEPER 2-like, protein MAALRFLCLGPRLLCGFSDIENMNSETVSNLVTAGVGSEAAPVEVDKPSSKRLRPARSNVWNFFKKLGPDKDGVERSECKGCKKVFEAGGKRYVTFTLKRHLDSCTQIKHEDIGQTIAELQLKMGSLKIDSGVARDMFASYVVAGDKPFNMVNDRRFRNWVIYISPTLKLPSRNTVKADIVKIHTREAAKLKKILVSIPNRICLTSDLWTSSTNEGFICLTADFVDENWKLQSKILNFCHMPPPHTGFELSSKIFTLLTKWKIDKKIFSITLDNASSNDTCVEHLKSTLDVHGSLLCDGEFFHVRCSAHILNLIVQDGMKICGDAVHKIRDSIKYLRKYESQMVKFKECFEDIEGLEYTTALCLDVPTRWNSLYAMLASAILYKKAFKMYKVKDAGFREYCPSSNKWRRTEKICDFLLPFYETTKLMFGTSYPTSNLYFLQVWQIQLILMNSLKNDEVLIRNMGEKMMIKFKKYWEKYSVVLAFEAVLDPRFKLNTLVHCYNEIDPISAKDKVEHVKSKLYKLFEVYDHNFSTTVESSSQLPKEDKDEEDIAKGEGYSSGVGSNDVINLHKDEDEN, encoded by the exons ATGGCTGCTCTTCGCTTCCTCTGTCTTGGTCCTCGCCTCCTCTG TGGGTTTTCTGATATAG AAAATATGAATTCTGAAACTGTGAGTAACCTTGTTACTGCTGGAGTTGGTTCTGAGGCTGCTCCGGTCGAGGTTGATAAACCTAGTTCGAAAAGGCTGAGACCAGCAAGATccaatgtttggaattttttcaaAAAGCTCGGTCCAGATAAGGATGGAGTAGAACGTTCTGAGTGTAAAGGATGCAAGAAGGTGTTTGAAGCTGGAGGTAAGCGATATGTCACTTTTACTCTAAAACGACATCTTGATAGTTGTACTCAAATTAAGCATGAAGATATTGGTCAGACTATAGCAGAATTGCAACTTAAAATGGGTTCACTTAAGATTGATTCAGGAGTGGCTAGAGATATGTTTGCTTCTTATGTAGTTGCTGGGGATAAGCCATTCAATATGGTTAATGATAGGAGATTTAGAAATTGGGTGATATATATTAGTCCAACTTTGAAACTTCCTTCTAGGAATACAGTTAAGGCTGACATAGTGAAAATTCATACGAGAGAAGCtgcgaaacttaaaaaaattttagtttccaTTCCAAATAGAATTTGCTTAACATCTGATCTTTGGACTTCCAGTaccaatgaggggtttatatgttTGACTGCAGATTTTGTTGATGAGAACTGGAAATTACAGAGTAAAATTCTCAATTTTTGTCATATGCCTCCTCCTCACACAGGATTTGAGTTGTCTTCTAAAATCTTTACACTTTTGACTAAGTGGAAAattgataaaaagattttttccaTTACTTTGGATAATGCTTCTTCTAATGATACTTGTGTTGAACACTTGAAAAGTACTTTGGATGTGCATGGTTCATTGTTGTGTGATGGTGAATTCTTTCATGTTCGTTGCTCTGctcatattttaaatcttattgtCCAAGATGGAATGAAAATATGTGGTGATGCAGTGCATAAGATTAGAGATTCTATTAAGTATCTGAGAAAATATGAAAGTCAAATGGTTAAGTTTAAAGAATGTTTTGAAgatattgagggacttgagtataCGACTGCATTATGTTTAGATGTTCCTACTAGGTGGAATTCACTTTATGCAATGCTTGCAAGTGCTATTCTATATAAGAAAGCTTTTAAAATGTATAAAGTAAAAGACGCTGGATTTAGGGAGTATTGTCCTTCATCAAATAAGTGGAGAAGAACTGAAAAGATATGTGATTTCTTGTTACCATTTTACGAAACTACCAAGTTGATGTTTGGAACTTCTTACCCAACATCCAACTTGTATTTTTTACAAGTTTGGCAAATCCAGCTTATTTTAATGAATAGTTTGAAGAATGATGAAGTGCTTATAAGGAACATGGGAGAAAAAATGATGATTAAGTTCAAGAAATATTGGGAGAAATATAGTGTTGTTCTTGCATTTGAGGCAGTTCTTGATCCTAGATTTAAACTTAACACTTTGGTTCATTGCTATAATGAGATTGATCCTATTAGTGCTAAAGACAAAGTGGAGCATGTGAAGAGTAAGTTATACAAGCTCTTTGAGGTTTATGACCACAATTTCTCTACAACTGTAGAGAGTTCTTCCCAACTTCCAA AGGAAGATAAAGATGAGGAAGATATTGCAAAAGGAGAAGGCTATTCTTCAGGAGTTGGTTCTAATGATGTTATTAACTTACATaaagatgaagatgaaaattaa